From Planococcus halocryophilus, the proteins below share one genomic window:
- a CDS encoding SDR family oxidoreductase, with translation MTKTAIITGASSGIGQATAKELAAKGYHVMLAARREDRLVELKKEIEDAGGSAQYKVTDVTSADEMKSLAEAALEKTGNIDVLVNNAGLMPLSFMNKLKIDEWDQMVDVNIKGVLYGIAAVLPIMEKQKSVHIINVSSVAGHQVFKGSAVYSGTKYAVRAISEGLRQEIDPANEIRVTIVSPGAVETELTNTITDEDVLNSFKEGGKMTMLQAQDIANAISYAVEQPSYVDVNEILIRPRQQP, from the coding sequence ATGACAAAAACAGCAATTATTACTGGAGCCAGTAGTGGGATTGGCCAGGCAACTGCAAAAGAGCTAGCTGCAAAAGGTTATCATGTCATGCTAGCTGCTAGACGAGAAGATCGTTTAGTGGAATTGAAAAAAGAAATCGAAGATGCCGGCGGTTCAGCACAATACAAAGTGACGGATGTGACTTCTGCAGATGAGATGAAGTCTCTTGCAGAAGCAGCATTAGAAAAAACCGGGAATATTGATGTTCTGGTAAATAACGCAGGTTTAATGCCACTGTCGTTTATGAATAAGTTGAAAATAGATGAATGGGATCAAATGGTCGATGTAAATATAAAAGGGGTACTTTATGGAATCGCTGCTGTTTTACCAATTATGGAAAAGCAGAAATCTGTTCATATTATTAATGTTTCTTCGGTAGCAGGTCACCAAGTCTTTAAAGGAAGTGCTGTATACAGTGGTACAAAATATGCAGTTCGTGCCATTTCAGAAGGCTTGCGCCAAGAAATTGACCCAGCAAACGAAATCCGTGTGACCATCGTATCACCAGGAGCGGTAGAGACAGAACTGACAAATACCATTACAGATGAAGATGTATTAAATAGCTTTAAAGAAGGTGGCAAGATGACGATGCTTCAAGCTCAGGATATTGCGAATGCAATTTCTTATGCAGTCGAGCAGCCGTCGTACGTAGATGTTAATGAGATTTTAATTCGCCCAAGACAACAGCCTTAA